From Cloacibacillus sp.:
GAAGCAGAGGCTCCACGATGATCGCGCAGCATTCCTGCGCATATTGGGCAAATTTTACCTCAGCGTCGGCAAAGCATTCACAGCGGCAGCTATCACGTTTTTGCCTGTATTTGCAGCGGTAGCAGTCGGGGGCCTCTACCCGCACCGTCTCCATTAGCATCGGCTTATATATTTTCGCGTAGAGGTCCATCGCGCCGACGGAAAGGGCGCCGATCGTCTCGCCGTGGTAGCCCTCGGAGAGGCAGAGAAAGCGCCTCTTCTCTGGATGTCCGCTCTGGTGCTGGTACTGGAAGCTCATTTTTAGCGCGCACTCCACGGAGGCGGAGCCGTTGTCCGAGAAGTTGAACTTTGAGAGCCCCGGCGGCATGATCTCCGCAAGCTCCTCGCAGAGCCGCACCACCGGTTCGTGTGTAAAGTTCGCGAAGATGACGTGCTCGAGATGGTCAATCTGTTCCTTCACCGCCGCGTTTACCACGGGATGGCAGTGGCCGAGAAGGTTGCACCACCACGAGCTGACGATATCGATGTATTCCTTGCCGTCATACCCGTAGAGATATACGCCGCGCCCCTCACTGATCGGGATCGGCGGCAGCTCCTCGTAATCCTTCATCTGTGAACATGGGTGCCAAATATGTTTCAGGTCGCGCGCCGCGAGAGCGTTCATCTTATATCTCCTCCATAAAGTTTCAGCAGTTCCGCCGCCTCGATTCCGATATCATCCGCGCCGCGCGCGACAGTCGCGGCGACGGGAAGGCCGGTAAGTTCCTCTATCATCATTTTGTTATCCTCCTCAATAATGCCGCCGGAGACCCAATCGTTCATTATCACGGCGCGTGGCTCCATGCCGTGCGTCCGCATGTAGCCTACGGTGAGCACGACGGCGTTTATCGCCCCCAGCCCCGAGCCGGAGACGACGACGGCTGGAAGCCCGAGCCCGCGGATGATATCCTCAAGCATCAGCCGCGGCCCCTCGCCAAAGGATATCGGACAGACGATGCCGCCGCTGCCCTCAACGGTCAGCGGGTCGTATCTCTCCGACAGGCGGCGGAAATCTTCCCTGACGGTCTCCATACGCAG
This genomic window contains:
- the bioD gene encoding dethiobiotin synthase — protein: MAKGLFVTGTGTDVGKTYITALIVKKLREAGLNAGYYKAALSGAERREGALIPGDAEFVRRAAGIAGDPAESVSRVYEHAYSPHLAAKIEGGPLRMETVREDFRRLSERYDPLTVEGSGGIVCPISFGEGPRLMLEDIIRGLGLPAVVVSGSGLGAINAVVLTVGYMRTHGMEPRAVIMNDWVSGGIIEEDNKMMIEELTGLPVAATVARGADDIGIEAAELLKLYGGDIR